aaaaataaatataaaagtcggctcaatctatttatatcaaacgagttaaacaaaatattgaagAGGGTTGAAATAGATTAAGGCTTCATTTGGaaacacaattcatctcaactcatcattacaactttttcaaattccaaaacaaaatataataaataatttaacttttttaaatcttaaaataataataataataataaataatattttaataatattttatctacttaactcaactcaacttaactcatttcaacatttaACCGTATTCTAAATGTGTCATCTTCAACttaacttaataaaaattattaaataggtTAAACAGTAGTTGTCATTTGTCATCTGTCAACtaaaatatgttgaatcgttGGATTCAGATTTTAAAGTCTCACCCGGCCGTTTAATTATTTCTACTCTAGCTGGCTAGCTAGTACCTTAATCTCGACGTACGAATTGAAACCGTTTGGTTTGTTTAACAACCACTCTTATAGTTAGTACAACCACTCTTATAACAAACTGATAATATTATCCTGGTAGATAATATTATCCGTTACCAGGCATTCATGTCGTCCATGTATATTGGTCgctccatctttttcttctcgtttttgtttaatttctggAAGAGTAATGCTTTTAGATATACTCTTAAGATATATAAATctcacatattttatttaaaaaaatatgaaatttatcattaaaaaataattttttatataatttctaaatttacttatttttctcaGAGAGTGCAAGAGTTATACActtgaaaactataaaaatcatttctcttactaaaaataagaaaatggaaaatactATTTAGTCCCATAGTTTGATCTCTTCATTTTGAgcattgatatattttattttattttattactttactgattaagaaattgatttttagtgaattggtatatttttaaatatttaaagatagtttaaaacatatttaaaagaaaaaaataatataatttcgattagaattttgaaaaggaaaattcattttttttttttttttttgaaaaggtaAATTCATGGAGCTTACTAGAGCACTTTGGACAAATTCCACATGACACGTAAGCGTCAGACTCGCATGTCGAACGCATATTGACGTCTATATAAGCCCGTATCTTGTCTATCATGCATGTGCGTAcccaactcattattattatagCAGCTTTATTAAGATATCGACAAACAATGGCCAGACGTACTACTGCTTTCTTCACTGCTCTCATCTTTCTGGTTTCAGTACTGAAACCCAGCCTGGTGGTCACGGCCAGTACTGCTGGTATTCCCGATTGTCGACCAATCGTCGCCGGTGATACTGACCGGATTCAGTTTGCTCTCAATCTTGAGTTCCTCGAAGCAGAGTTTTTCTTGAATGGTGCAATTGGTAGTGGAGTTGACAGCATCGCTCCATCTCTGGCTCAGGGTGGTCCTCCTCCGATCGGTGCTAGGAAGGCCAAACTCGACCCTTTAGTCGCTAGAATAATCAAGGAGTTCGGTTATCAAGAAGTTGGTCATCTCAGGTACTACTTATCAATAAGAAAGTATTGATACCATATGATACTTGTTAAGTTTTAAAAGTATTATCAGATTTTTGTAGTTTGatgccttaatttctttttttctgatttGCTGGAAACTTAAACCCTTTATTAGCAGTGCATGAAGGGGTATCCATTTCTTTCATCATGTAATTGTCAGTTTTTTCATGCATTCATGAAATTAATGATGTTGTTAGTTTATTAAAATGTCTCTTAATTTAACAGATCGATGATGGTTTTTCAGGGCTATAATTACTAGAATAGGAGGGATTCCGAGGCCGCAGCTCGACCTCAGCGTTCAGAATTTTGCAAAAGTATTTGACGATGCAGTCGGTTTCAAATTGATCCCTCCATTTGACCCTTACGTTGACACAAACCGCTATCTCTTAGCATCGTATGTGATCCCCTATGTAGGCTTAGTGGGTTATGTTGGCACCATTCCAAATCTTGGCAGAGCAACTTCTCGAAGTGTAAAAGTCTTATCTATCACTATCCGAGATCTCTGCAACATGCATGAATCCATTAAATTCTAAGTATATATGTCTTTTTGGTACGCAGTTGGTTGCTTCGCTTCTGGGCGTGGAGGCAGGACAGGATGCGGTCATAAGAACACTACTGTACGAGAGAGCCAACCAAACTGTGCGGCCATACAACCTTACGGTGGCCGAATTCACAAACCGTATCTCAGGGCTTAGGAACAAGCTGGCCGCATGTGGTATCAAAGACGAAGGCATCCTGGTTCCTCTATTTCTTGGAGCAGAGAATCGTACGAATAGTAACATCCTGTCTGCTGATCCTAATTCTCTTTCATATGCTCGGACGCCACCGGAGATATTAAGGGTAGTGTATGGAAGTGGCAGTGAGCATAAACCTGGTGGGTTTTTCCCTAATGGTGGAGGTGGGGACATTGCAAAGAGGTATCTTTGCAAAGTTTAATTAGGAGCTTCCTATAGTAGTACTGGCCGGGTTGGGATGCTTATTAATTGGTTGTTTTGTTGGTATGAAACCAGCTGAAATTTACAATAGagaatcaatatataaattgatggTTAAAAGGAATAAATCgttaaattaatgtttgtaGTTTCTACAATTGTATGCTGAGATCGGCATACACATATCAGCAGTGATAGATGTAGTGCATACTGCCAAGTCTGAGTTGCGTATAGAGATTATGACTACCGTATCTGGGTTACGTACAAAGGTTAATAAGTTACGTACAGaaattaatgccaataatgtaACTCAGGTCACGCACAGTACTTGATTGGCATTGATAGAGAGACAATTGGCTGTAGTCGAGGATGTGtatagagacctcgcatcacaatagtttttattttttatttatattttttttgttatagttatggacagtATATAtagtgttttgataatttgctttatttgtaaattaaatattttatcttttctggagtaattattaatttatattatgtggtgtatgattgataatatttatttaactaaaaatcttatttaatataaaagaaatcattaaaatatttttaaattaattacataaaattaattaatgaatttgtatatatgatatatatattttttatattttgagtttcgtaccgagattaatattatacctttgAATGTATAAATCTAGTGCTTGAATGTGttttaactaaatatattccattcgaacaatttagaaaccttcccgtcaggttttgccaccaaatattttccgttcgaacacaacaaattataATTCGAATGGTTGTGAACTTTTCCTgccataataaattacttccccgataagatttttttgttcgaatttatttttttcccgttcgaatggaaaaaattttttgagacgatttaatttgtcacaaaaaatacttttagaacGGTTATTTGACCATTCGAacgattttgtaaagtcatcaattttttgggacgaaatttaaatttctttccaaaaaatgacttttagggacgaaattttattcgtctctaaataatttcgtaccaaaaactcaaatttattgtagtgattgTAATAATTACGAGCCATCAAGAAGTcccaatatattatattttgctgattaaattaattagcaCTCCCTATTATATATGAGATAATAATGTTGCTGCCGTTGCGTATATACATATTGGAAAtgggaatttaaattttaaaaaaaatgcacaccAAACGGTTAATTAAAATGATCAAGTTTTTAAAACCATTTATTGGaagttttatgttatatatattaatttgagtaaGAATACGTATCGATTTGTGTATAAAATTAATGCACAGGCCGGCCAGAATCGTTGAAAGTAGCTAGGGACGATGTTAATTAGGATCTTacttatgtatatatgcatgggaCCAAGTTGGAGACTTAAATTAGTGACATTTTTCTAGGAAATAATTAGCCAAACCGTAGATTAATAAGAGTTCACTTTTTTGTTCAT
This genomic interval from Juglans microcarpa x Juglans regia isolate MS1-56 chromosome 4D, Jm3101_v1.0, whole genome shotgun sequence contains the following:
- the LOC121259332 gene encoding desiccation-related protein PCC13-62-like produces the protein MHVRTQLIIIIAALLRYRQTMARRTTAFFTALIFLVSVLKPSLVVTASTAGIPDCRPIVAGDTDRIQFALNLEFLEAEFFLNGAIGSGVDSIAPSLAQGGPPPIGARKAKLDPLVARIIKEFGYQEVGHLRAIITRIGGIPRPQLDLSVQNFAKVFDDAVGFKLIPPFDPYVDTNRYLLASYVIPYVGLVGYVGTIPNLGRATSRSLVASLLGVEAGQDAVIRTLLYERANQTVRPYNLTVAEFTNRISGLRNKLAACGIKDEGILVPLFLGAENRTNSNILSADPNSLSYARTPPEILRVVYGSGSEHKPGGFFPNGGGGDIAKRYLCKV